The Candidatus Neomarinimicrobiota bacterium genome contains the following window.
TGCCTTCATTATGGGCGCGGCGACGGCTGAGGAGCATTTCCTGAACCATGGACCTGAAAAAGGCATTCATATCACGACGGATGACGGGTCCGCGGGGGAGCGTGGCACTGTCATGCCCACGCTGAAAAGATTGTGTCAGAAACGCCATCAGTACACTATCTTTGCGTGTGGTCCGGAGCCCATGCTCAAGGCGATACACAGGTTTTCGATCCGGAATAAGATCCCTTGCCAGATGGCATTGGAAAGTTACATGGCGTGCGGAACGGAAATCTGTCAGGGGTGCGTCATTGAAATGAAGAATCCGAACTCCGGTGAACACAGTTATCACGAGACCTATTCTCTCGTTTGCGGCGATGGCCCCGTTTACAACGCGGAAGAGGTCAAGCTCTGAGAGAGAGTTGCCGGTCAACACAGAGATCAGAATCGGCGACACTGTTTTTAAGAACCCGGTCTTTGTCGCCTCCGGTACGTTTGGATACGGTACCGAGACAGACGATCTCATCTGTGCTGACAAACTTGGGGCAATTGTAACCAAATCGATCACCTTCCATCCCAGGGAAGGAAATCCTCCCCCGAGAATCGTGGAAACTCCTTCCGGTATGATCAATTCCATCGGTCTTGCCAACCTGGGTGTGGAAAAATTCACAGCAGAAATCTTGCCTCTCTACGATTCCATGAATACGGAAGTCATTGTAAACATAGCGGGGACCACCGTTGAGGAATACCTGAAGGTACTGGAAAAGGTTGAATCGGTACCCAACCGTGTATGCGGATACGAGATTAACATTTCATGTCCCAATGTTGCCAGGGGAGGAATAGAGTTCGGCGTGGATCCTGAAATCACTCGATCCCTCACGGCACAGTTAAGGGAGAGGACAGACAGACTTTTGATCATGAAGCTATCGCCGAATGTGACTGACATAGTGGAAATCGGCAGGGCGGCGGAAGACGCTGGGGCCGATGCGCTATCGGCCATTAACACTGTCATTGGCATGAGCATTGACATCGCATCTCGCCGATCATCCATTGCCACGGAACTTGGAGGATTATCCGGCCCTGCCATCCGGCCCGTCGGGATTGCCTCGGTGTACAGGCTTTCGAGGGCCGCGGGAATACCCGTTATCGGAATAGGGGGCATCACGAGCGGGAGAGATGCCGTAGAGTACCTCCTCGCAGGATCTATTGGCATCCAGGTCGGCACGGCCAACTTGCGTGACCCTGGAATAGCCCTGGTCATTCTCGATGAGCTAATATCTTATTGTCAGAAACAGGGAATTGAATCCGTTTCTCTGCTGACGGGGGCGATGGATGAAGCTTCCTAAGATCGTTTATCTGATCACCGCCGTTGTCTTCATAGGATGTTCATCGGCCCCTAGATATGGTGACCGACCGGGAACCAGCAAGAAAGGGACCAAGACATCAAGGGCGAGTTACCACCCGACGACGCAGACTGGGATGGCTTCGTACTATGCCGAAGACTTTCACGGAAAACTGACGGCAACCGGTGAGACGTACGATATGTACGGCCTATCCGCTGCTCACAAGACGCTCCCCCTGAACACGATCATTCGTGTGACGAACCTGGAAAACAAGAAATCTATTATCCTTCGAATCAATGACAGGGGACCCTATGCCAAGGGGAGAGTCCTCGACTGTTCCTACGGAGCAGCCTTGAAACTGGGATATGTGGGAAAGGGAACAGCCAGAGTCAAGATTGAGGTCATTGAATTGGGGGACAACCAGTATATGAAACACAGGGAATGAAGCCTCCTCTCACAATGTGGAAAAGAACGCTTCCCGAGGAATGGTGACAAATGGATATTCTTCGCCTATTGGCCTCTCCGTTCCTGGTTCTATCGGCCGCCGTTCTTATCGGTGTGGGAATCGTGATCCTTTTCAAGACATTCTCAAGGTTGAAGGAACGGAGGGGGTAGGTCTTCCGTTGTGGGCTGGCGCGGTTCTCCCTCTGAAGTTTTTTCGATTCGGGCCGATAAGGAGTAGGGCAGTAGTGACGGACAATCGAAACTAGGGGATTGATTACGGTGCCACGAGTGATCTACTTCATTCTCTCTCTGTTCTCTCTCGTATCCGGGCGACTTTTCGGTCAGGATTGCCACATCGTTCTTAACTCGGGAGAGAGTTATTTTGAACTGGCATACGTGGTCCTGAACGAAGATACTCTCGTCGTTTCGAATCTGGAAGGAGAGTTGCTGCGGCTTCCTTTGGAGCGGATGCAGGAAATCTCCCTGTTGGGAAGAAGGAACATCATGAAAGAAGTCCGGATATACGCTACCGCGACCACGCTGGGAGGAGTCGTCGGCTATGCCGCGGGCCTTGTGTTTTCCCAATGGGCCCTCCGTTTTTTGTCGAGGGACGCAGAACCAAAGGGTTGGGTCTCAATCCGTGACGCTTCAGAAGAGGACCGGGTCATTGTGAGGCTCCTTGCAAATATTTCTACAGCTCTGGGCGTTTTTCACGGATTTGAATGGGCCCGGGAAAAGGTGCGGACCATGGGGTATTACGATCTGTCCGAGATGACGGGGAATGAGAAAGCTCTTCTGCTTTCAGAGATTT
Protein-coding sequences here:
- a CDS encoding dihydroorotate dehydrogenase, yielding MPVNTEIRIGDTVFKNPVFVASGTFGYGTETDDLICADKLGAIVTKSITFHPREGNPPPRIVETPSGMINSIGLANLGVEKFTAEILPLYDSMNTEVIVNIAGTTVEEYLKVLEKVESVPNRVCGYEINISCPNVARGGIEFGVDPEITRSLTAQLRERTDRLLIMKLSPNVTDIVEIGRAAEDAGADALSAINTVIGMSIDIASRRSSIATELGGLSGPAIRPVGIASVYRLSRAAGIPVIGIGGITSGRDAVEYLLAGSIGIQVGTANLRDPGIALVILDELISYCQKQGIESVSLLTGAMDEAS